ACGAGGCAGAGGAGCCTTTTTTTATGAAGCGGGTCCCCAGGCCAGGCCCGATGCCAGTCTTCATGACATCTAGTGCCGAGTCTCCCAatgtgcttttggttttttgttggtgGTCGTGGTAGTTTTTCCTGTTCTGATGTGGGTTTGCTTACttattagttgtttgtttttgttttttgagacagggtttctctgtgtagctctggccatcctggaactcactctgtagaccaggctggactcgaactaacagagatctgcctgcctctgcctcccagtgctgggattaaagctgggcagtggtgacacacacctttaatctcagcacttggtctaaaggtgtgtgctgccacaatGGCCTTAGATTTGTTATGTTGGTTTTTTAGAtagagtctcattctgtagcccagagtGACCCAGAATTCactatctgcctgcctccgcctctccaGTTCTGGTATTACAGGCGTGTACTATcacacctgatttttaaaaaaatttaaatagggtacacaatgtatcatcACAATTTTCACAATGAGATTCTTTTCACTgtattttttccttctgtgtttatgtgtctgtgcatcgtgtgtgtgcagtaccccaagaggccagaagggggcatcaggtccccagaactggaggcacacagggttgtgagctgcagtgtgggtgctgggaactgaagctgggttctctgcaagagcagctggtgcgCTAAcctctgaactatctctctagcaCCCCACCTtgaggtttttgagacagggtctctcacacatAAAAATGGGGCGGGAAGAAGGCGAGGCTCAGGGTATGAGGCGCTTGCACTGGTGTGGAGCAGGGCTGGGTGGAACCGAGGCCTGAAGTGGGACCCTGAGCCTGGGCGGAGGCTGATCTGTGCATTTTGTTACCTGGCCTCATCAGCACCTTCTCCAGCTCAGAGTCCCCTTGGGAACTCGGGGCCTTACTTCTGTCAGGGAGAACAAGCTGAGGTGTTGGCAGGGAGCCCGCCTGGAGAGCTGGGCTGCAGAGTCAGCCTGGCGGCAGCGAGGGCCACCCGGGACACACTCGGGTGGGACGGAGGAGAGAAAGTGCCTCCTGCGTCCTGACCGCTGGGACAGGGAGCTGTCCTGGGCCCAGGTGGCTTGACACATGTCCCTGTCCCTTCTCCAACAGGGTCGGTCTGGGGTTCTAGCAGCCGGCCCCGCACGCCCAGCCGGCTTCGGAGAAGATGCCAGAACAGAGCAATGACTACCGCGTGGTCGTGTTTGGCGCAGGCGGCGTGGGCAAGAGCTCGCTGGTGCTCCGCTTTGTCAAGGGGACGTTTCGTGACACCTACATCCCCACCATAGAGGACACGTACCGGCAGGTGATCAGCTGTGACAAGAGTGTATGCACACTGCAGATCACGGACACAACCGGCAGCCACCAGTTCCCGGCCATGCAGCGGCTGTCCATCTCCAAGGGTCACGCCTTCATCCTGGTGTTCTCGGTGACCAGCAAGCAGTCGCTGGACGAGCTGAGCCCCATCTACAAGCTGATCGTGCAGATCAAGGGCAGCGTGGAGGACATCCCCATCATGCTGGTGGGGAACAAGTGTGACGAGACGCAGCGGGAGGTGCACACCCGCGAGGCGCAGGCCGTGGCGCAGGAGTGGAAGTGCGCCTTCATGGAGACCTCGGCCAAGATGAACTACAACGTGAAGGAGCTGTTCCAGGAGCTGCTGACGCTCGAGACGCGCCGCAGCGTCAGCCTCAGCGTGGACGGCAAGCGCTCCAGCAAGCAGAAGCGGGCCGACCGCATCAAGGGCAAGTGTGCGCTCATGTGAGCCCGCCCCAGCCGCCGAGGGCCTGCGGGGcccctgctcccctccctcctctcccctcttaatggaccctccctcctcctcttcctcctcctctccctcctccccattctccccttcctcttcctcctcctccctcctcttgttcctcctctccctcctcttcctccctcctcctcctgctcctccctcctcctcctgctcctccctcctcctcctgctcctccctcctcctcctgctcctccctcctcctcctgctcctcccctcccatcctcctcctgctcctcctcctccctccctcctcctcctgttcctccctcctcctgctcctccctcctcctactccttcctcctcctcctgctcctcccctccctcctcctcctgctcctcccctccctcctcccctccctcctcctcctgctcctcccctccctcctcctcctgctcctcccctccctcctcccctccctcctcctcctgctcctcccctccctcctcctcctgctcctcccctccctcctccctccctcctcctcccctccctcctccctccctcctctgccccttcctccccctctcttcccgcCCTGCCAGCCCACAGTAGGGCTGTGCTCCACTCCAGCACCTTCACCCCTCCACGGCTATCATCCCTTGCTGAcacctccccctctctctgccccccTCTTCTATCTGCCCCCCACAACCACACACTGACCCCTGTGGATCGGAAAACAGGGACCCGGCTAAGGACCTGCTGTTCCGGCCAGGACCAGAGAGGCTGCCTCTCCTCTTCATCTCTGTCCCTTTCCCCGGGGTGTTCCCAGGTCcacaccctgccccacccccacattgATCACTGTGACCTCCTTCACGCTCCTCTTATTCTTTCATCTGGTCCTGTCCCTTCCCCGTGACCCCTGACCTGAGCCCTTCCCTGGGTCCAGGGTCCTCTTCTCCTGTCTGCACACCAGGGTGGATGGGCCCATGGGCTGGGCCTCAGGCCACCAGGCAATAAACACAGGGCCTGCAGCGATGCCCTGCCAGCCCCGAGCGCCACCCCTGGAATGGCAGACACCCACAGCACAAGCCCAGGACTGTCCTCGGGGGAGGCACATGGGGACCCGAGCCTGGAGTGTGGGGTGGCCGCCTGGACACTGCCCATCTGGACACCGGCCTTCCACGGAGACAGACGTTGGCACAGCAGTGCCTCAACGGTGACCCCAAGTGGGGGTTTGGGGCGCTGAAGACAGGGTGTCCAGCTGAGAGTCCATCAGTGAAGCCCCTGTGTGGGAGCGGGGGGGCCAGTGCCTGCTGCCCCGGCAGAACCTGGGCCCTTCACTGGTTATATGTACCCCAGAGATGTCCCCGTGTGTGCCCCGAGTCACGGAGCCTCTGTGGTATCTGCGAGACTGTCCGGGAGACTTGAGAGGCTCCTGGGCCCGTGTCCCACCCACACGAGGGTGACTGCAGACTCTTGTGTTCGTGTGACTTTGTGCGTGTGGACGGGTGTGTGTTTGGCTGCGTGGTGGCTTGTGTGTGGCTGTGGAGGGTACCTAGACATCTTGGTATGTGTGTGGATCTGTGTTTTCAGGAGTGGTGACCATTTATCTGTCAACCTGTCTGTTCGGCCTGTCTGAGGAGCACTGGGTCCCGTTCCAGGCTGTTGGCAAGCTGGCTTGTGGCTCAGACTGTATCAGTCAGCTAGTGCTGCGGAACAAGTGATGGGTGCCAGCACCGAGGCCTCGGCACACACGGTCATTACCTCACAGGGGCTGCAGgacaggctggggctggggccagCTGGCTCCtctgtcctgtgtatgtgtgtgagagacagcgggagacagagataaagagacagagggccagagagagacagaggcagaaagacagcTGCATCCAGGTGTCCAGGTGGGCCAACCTCAGTGTGGTCCCTCTGTCCTGCACACAGGGAGAGCTACAGCCGGAAGCCTGAGTCTGAGCATAGCTGAGCCCCGACCTCCAGCCAGTCCAGGGCCCCCACAGCCGTCTCCTGCTCCCTAGCCCCGGGAGCGGCTCCTGGCTGGACAGGGGGTCACAGCCCTTTCTCAGGGACACACCCTGATAGCACAATCTCTGGGCCACCCCAGGCCTCTCTTGCCAGCCTTGCCCATCCTGGGAGAACCAGGCTGGGTGGCAGGGGAGGCGGGAGCCCACCCTGGCTGCTGGCCGACCTGCCCAGGCATCTCTGGTGCTGGGGACCCCGCCAGGCCTCGCTTGCTGTGACCCACCCCTGCCCCCCGCATGTGGGAGCCCCGCCCTGTGTGGGGTCTGTGTACCGTTCTCTGTAGACCTTGTCTTCCTGCAATAAACATGTGGATCCTGCCTCCCCTGTGCCGCATGGCTTCCGTGGGGCGAGGAGCTGCCTACCGagggagagggctggggatggtggGTGGACATGGAGGAGGGGGGCATGTAATGGGTGGGGCACACCCAAGGGCACGAACAAGCATACTGAGCCAGTGAGAGCGGAGTCTCTTTGCCCTGAACCTGGACTGGGCTTTGCCTGCCTCCCTGGATCAGATCCCGGTGGCTCAGCTTCTCACCCAAaccttctccatctttcctgcccagCCGCCCCTCTGCCATTTAAAGGACAGAACGGGAGAACTCAGTCATCCTCTGTGTAACAGGCCCACGGTCTACCTGGTGCTGACCAGTCACACCACACGCAGCACTCACGGGCAAGGCGCCCGCCTTCTGAGTCCTCCATCTTCTGCCCAGCTTGTATAGCTGAGTGTGGTCACTCTGGCCTCGAATGCCAGGAGGCCACACAGGGAGGCACAAAGCCAGAAATCCAACATGACAGGCAGGGGCCGACGGGAAGCACAGTGGCTGGGAAggtgactgctcttgcagaggatccgagGTCAATTCCAAGCACCCCTCTAACAAGTCATTTTGCTGGGtggttggcgcacgcctttaatcccagcactcgggaggcagagccaggcggatctctgtgaattcgaggccagcctgggctacagagtgagttccaggacaggctccaaagctatgcagagaaaccctgtctcgaaaaacaaaaacaaaaacaaaaacaaaaataaaaaaacaaaataacacacaagaaaaaaacaagtcaGGTTTCCTGAAACCCCACGAGAGAATCACTCTGCTTTGCAGCCTAGGATAGAAATCACGAGGCTCTATctcccaggttcagggagagatgcGTCTAAAGAAATAGGCAGAAAGTGAAAAGGGAGGACACTCACAacctccactggcctctgccatgtgcacacccatgtgtGCTTACACACTCACAaaggcacatatacataaacaaacccccaaacaacacaacaaaattaaaacagaggaaaagaagagactgAGGCGTGGTCAGgatggagccccgcccagaatctccagtgaggggctgggggcgtggtcagggtggagccccgcctagaatccccagagaggggctgggggcgtggtcagggtggagccccgcctagaatcccccagggaggggctgggggcgtggtcagggtggagccccgcctagaatccccagtgagggggctgggggcgtggtcagggtggagccccgcccagaatccccagtgaggggctgggggcgtggtcagggtggagcgcTGTCCAGGGGTTCTGAGGCCAAAGACGCCATGCTCGTAACTGGAATAAATGGATGTGTTTTTCTTCCATGTAACATGTCAAGTTTGGCGGTGCCTCAATAGGTTGGTCACTGACAGGCATTCATGATGCCCTGGGTGCCACCCTCTGTTCCGCATAAGAGGCGTGATGTGgtacacactcactcacagacacgcacacacacacactcacacacatgcatgcaggcgcGCACACGCTGGAGGTGGACAGGCCAGTCCCTCCAGTCCCGCAGTCCCGCCTGTAGttcatgtgtgagaccctgtctcacaaaaaactATAGTTCACGGTACAGTTTGCTGctcaaactggcctggaactcacagcaatcctgctgcctcagtttcctgaccaCTAGGAGGACAGGTGTGCATCATCCTGGCATTCACGACGATTTGTTTAAACATTTACTTatctctttattcatttattatgtgtgtgcacatgtgtgtggaggtcggagCACAGCTTACAGGCGTCTGTGTTCCCCTTGCAACCTGTGGGTCCCGAGACTCGAACTCCAGTCCTCAAGCTTGGCCGCGAGTGCCTCCGTGCCCTGAGCTGTCTCGCTGGTCCGCAtagtgtttttggttttggcttttcgagaggtataatatttgttgtttttgtttttgagacagggtttctctgtgtcccgggctgtcctggaactcctctgtagcccaggctggccttgaactcacagagatccacctggctctgcctcctgagtgctgggatcaaaggcgtgcgccaccaccgcccaactatTGGCTACTTCTCTTGAGGActggggttccattcccagcacccagtctcaaggcgctcttttctggcctccacaggcctcTACAACCcggtacacacgcacacacacacacacacacgcgcgcgcacatgcacgcacatgcacacacacacacacacacacacgcacacacacacacacacacacacacgcgcgcgcacatgcacacacacacacgcgcgcgcacacacatgcacacacacgcacgcgcgcacacacgcacgcacacacgcacacacacatacacacacgcacacacacgcacacgcacgcaatgcacacacatacacacacgcacacgcacgcaatgcacacacacatacacacacgcacacacgcacacacatgcacacacacgcacacacacacacacatgcacacacacacacacacgcacacacacgcacacgcgcccgcgcgcgtacacacacgcacacacacactcacaaaggcgaaacatgcacacataaaggACATATAattttgggaaaaataaaagcaaaataaggAAAACCCTGGCGACGGAACTGTCTGGGGCAGCCTGGGAAGTCGGGCCGGAGGGGAAGTGGGTGTGTCCACGGAGGCAGCTCTCGGGCGCCCTCTGGCGGCAGCTGGGCGCAGTCCAGCCTCCTGGGTCTACTTGGAATCGCAAGCTAAAAATGTGTCATTTTTGTAAATTacattttagaatatttatgtgtgtgtgtgcgtgcgcacgtgCACGACCATGCACGCATGCTccagcacgtgtgtggaggtcagaggacagcttatgaCAGTCGGTTCTTGCCTCCCATCCTGTGCGCAGTGCGGATTGAGACGTTTCTCTGGCCCCTCTTAGGAGTTTTGCTTAtttatctatccatttatttatttagttagttatttatactttatgtgcatgtatgtctgtgtaagggcgtcgggtcccctggaactacagttacagacagttgtgagctgtcctgtgggtgctgggacttgaacccgcgtccatctggaagagcagccagtgctcaaagctgctgagccacctctccagcattaGTTAAtttttcaaacagggtctcatgtagcctgttTCAGGAGCTTCAAACGCACTATGTAGCCCAACCTGACTTCAAACTCggggcaatccccctgcctcattctcccacgtgctgggaccTTAGGTGAGGCCATCAAGCCCAACTCTGTACCTAAACTCTTTGAAGGATGTGTTGTTCCCACATCACCTGGTGCGCCCCGGACAGGTGACTCCTGTTTCCACAGTGGTTCCTGTGGAGGGGCCCGGGTCTGGGGACAGCCGGGTGGGGACGCCAggctgggagggaagagggatgggAAGGTCCGGGCTTTCTCTGCAGGACGCGTGCGCAGGTGTGTGTGTCGCACGGTCGCTGGGATGACGGGGACCCAGGGAACTCAGGGGACACACTGTCATCCGGAGGAATCCTGAGGTCACCCTCCGAGGGGTCCCCGTTCGGTGTCCCTCCGGGTAGACGGCTACCCGCGGGGACACCCCAGATGTCTCCAAGGTCACCAGGGGAGCTCGGGGAGAACGCAGACCACGGGCTGGGGCATGGGTGcaccccagcacacaggaggttcaaagtcagcctcggctacacagtgagttcaaggccagcctgggcagtgtagtgtgaccctttctcaaaataaaaaagatggctGAGGGCATAACCCAGTCTCAGTACTGCaaaaacaccccccaaaaccactaatatatagagaaatagaaaaaatagagaTAAATATGGGAATACAGAAgtgataaataaacaaagaagcaaattaaaaattattaatagttCCACCCTAACC
This portion of the Peromyscus eremicus unplaced genomic scaffold, PerEre_H2_v1 PerEre#2#unplaced_4238, whole genome shotgun sequence genome encodes:
- the Diras1 gene encoding GTP-binding protein Di-Ras1, coding for MPEQSNDYRVVVFGAGGVGKSSLVLRFVKGTFRDTYIPTIEDTYRQVISCDKSVCTLQITDTTGSHQFPAMQRLSISKGHAFILVFSVTSKQSLDELSPIYKLIVQIKGSVEDIPIMLVGNKCDETQREVHTREAQAVAQEWKCAFMETSAKMNYNVKELFQELLTLETRRSVSLSVDGKRSSKQKRADRIKGKCALM